In a genomic window of Insulibacter thermoxylanivorax:
- a CDS encoding nucleotide sugar dehydrogenase — translation MSNFDHLCVLGLGYIGLPTAVMFAKHGLKVHGVDVNPKVVESLLNKELHIEEPGLKEMMIDVMNHGQLTIGTEPQIADAYIIAVPTPINSDKSANLDYVINAAEMILPYLRENSLVVLESTVPPRTIEDVLVPVLSKSGLKIGEQLFVSHSPERVLPGKLFEELVNNDRVVGGINERSSQMTAELYKLFVKGNIHITDATTAEMVKLMENTYRDVNIALANEFAKIAENLGFNVWEAIRLANYHPRVNIHRPGPGVGGHCIAVDPWFIYEKAPTTAQLIHMSRMINDHMPDYVVSKLEEFLKDINDPVIAILGLAFKGNIDDMRESPAVHVVNKLRKKGYRLRVYDPYINQPFDDKTVDFDAAIDSADCILILTDHDQFKHIDPKHSSKKLRTARIMDTRNVINKTLWELEGFKVYSLGMEKLEKNQSMHISKLFI, via the coding sequence ATGTCGAATTTTGATCATCTATGTGTACTTGGTTTAGGTTATATAGGACTGCCAACAGCTGTAATGTTTGCTAAGCATGGATTAAAGGTTCATGGAGTGGATGTAAATCCAAAAGTTGTGGAGTCTTTGTTGAATAAAGAACTGCATATAGAGGAACCAGGTCTTAAAGAGATGATGATAGATGTAATGAATCATGGTCAATTAACAATCGGAACAGAACCACAAATTGCTGATGCATATATAATTGCAGTTCCAACTCCAATTAATTCTGATAAGAGTGCTAATCTTGATTATGTGATAAATGCTGCCGAGATGATCTTACCATATCTTAGAGAGAATTCACTTGTCGTCCTTGAATCAACTGTGCCGCCAAGAACGATAGAAGATGTTCTCGTACCAGTACTAAGTAAGAGTGGTTTAAAAATTGGGGAGCAGTTATTTGTTTCTCACTCACCAGAAAGAGTTCTCCCTGGAAAGTTATTTGAGGAATTAGTGAATAACGATCGTGTAGTTGGTGGTATCAATGAACGTTCAAGTCAGATGACTGCTGAGCTGTATAAATTATTTGTTAAAGGAAATATCCATATTACTGATGCTACCACTGCTGAAATGGTTAAACTAATGGAGAATACGTATCGCGATGTTAATATTGCCTTAGCAAATGAATTTGCCAAGATTGCGGAAAATCTTGGTTTTAATGTATGGGAAGCAATACGACTAGCGAATTATCATCCAAGAGTTAATATTCATCGACCTGGTCCTGGTGTGGGTGGACATTGTATAGCGGTTGATCCTTGGTTTATATATGAGAAAGCTCCAACAACAGCCCAACTTATCCATATGAGTAGAATGATTAATGATCATATGCCGGATTATGTGGTTAGTAAGCTCGAAGAATTTTTGAAGGATATTAATGATCCAGTTATCGCAATTCTTGGACTCGCATTTAAAGGAAATATTGATGATATGAGAGAAAGCCCTGCTGTTCATGTTGTAAATAAACTTAGGAAGAAAGGATATCGACTAAGAGTATATGATCCTTATATTAATCAGCCATTTGATGATAAGACAGTAGACTTTGATGCAGCGATAGATTCAGCAGATTGTATCCTTATTCTAACAGATCATGATCAATTCAAACATATCGATCCAAAACACTCTTCAAAGAAATTGAGAACAGCAAGAATTATGGATACACGTAATGTAATTAATAAGACTCTTTGGGAATTAGAAGGATTTAAAGTTTATTCGCTAGGAATGGAAAAACTAGAAAAGAATCAATCTATGCACATTAGCAAATTGTTTATATAG
- a CDS encoding methyltransferase domain-containing protein, producing MDILKKNLDMITQAYFFELGKEFGEQVRTRIHWICERVKGSRVLDVGCSQGITSILLAREGKRVIGLDISEEAIEYANNYLSNESVFTQQNVEFIHSNFTEQKFDEKFDTVIFGEVLEHLFDPKMFMDKALELLDEDGRIIVTVPFGINDYFDHKKTYYLYDLLQLMNDTDLVLAEIKFFGKWIGVVYTKENIEVPIKFDLELLMKLEESFYQVERQYLKTIEKYKNEIDSLRAAQKNNNDNLELEKFITQLAEMKEAINNLSSKKFIGNEFLEAKNERYDLMKEFQDTKQILEGILTSIHQESEKSNERFSLVENLYNSFLQYKDASLINEKESIIKLKKELQNAYEAEERALKQLKKINERYYALKNSKFGRIATLYWRFRKKVGGRT from the coding sequence GTGGATATATTGAAAAAAAATCTTGATATGATTACTCAAGCGTATTTCTTTGAATTGGGAAAAGAATTTGGTGAACAGGTAAGAACAAGAATTCATTGGATTTGTGAGCGTGTAAAAGGTAGCCGCGTATTAGATGTAGGGTGCTCACAGGGGATTACTTCAATACTACTGGCAAGAGAAGGAAAAAGAGTTATCGGATTGGACATATCCGAAGAAGCTATTGAATACGCAAATAATTATTTAAGTAATGAGTCTGTTTTTACTCAACAGAATGTTGAGTTTATACATTCTAACTTTACAGAGCAAAAATTTGATGAGAAGTTTGACACAGTTATTTTTGGTGAAGTATTGGAGCATTTATTTGATCCTAAAATGTTTATGGATAAAGCACTCGAATTGTTAGATGAGGATGGGCGAATTATTGTAACAGTTCCATTTGGGATTAACGACTATTTTGATCACAAAAAAACATATTATCTGTATGACTTGTTGCAGCTAATGAATGATACAGATCTCGTTTTGGCCGAAATCAAGTTTTTTGGTAAATGGATAGGTGTAGTTTACACAAAAGAAAACATAGAAGTTCCCATTAAGTTCGATTTAGAATTACTAATGAAATTAGAAGAGTCTTTTTATCAAGTTGAGAGACAATATTTAAAAACGATAGAAAAATACAAAAATGAAATTGATTCATTGAGAGCTGCTCAAAAAAATAATAATGATAACTTAGAGTTAGAGAAATTTATTACTCAATTAGCTGAAATGAAAGAAGCAATTAATAATTTAAGTAGCAAAAAATTTATAGGAAACGAATTTCTCGAGGCGAAAAATGAGCGTTATGATCTCATGAAAGAATTTCAAGACACAAAACAAATACTCGAAGGAATTTTAACAAGTATACATCAAGAATCAGAGAAAAGTAATGAACGCTTTTCTCTCGTGGAAAACCTTTATAATTCATTCTTGCAATACAAAGATGCTAGTTTGATTAATGAGAAAGAGTCAATCATCAAATTAAAGAAAGAATTACAAAATGCTTATGAAGCTGAGGAACGTGCACTAAAACAATTAAAGAAAATAAATGAACGGTATTATGCACTAAAGAACTCTAAATTCGGCAGAATCGCAACCTTATATTGGAGATTCAGAAAGAAAGTTGGAGGTAGAACATGA